One part of the Corynebacterium aurimucosum ATCC 700975 genome encodes these proteins:
- a CDS encoding phage capsid protein, with product MSVASFIPKLWAPELIVPFQKSSIYTQPGIADTKYQPMLQNSGDTVEINSIGNATIKNHDRTKDLEYDDLTTTSVKLVMDQEKYYGFRVSDVDRVQAAGDFASAATNQHGSEMADEIDKAVAKALKEGASNKLPNQTVFDGSDFYRPGKGQITAWDVVRKLATELNKVSAPTAQRWIVVGPNFGSALLADRRVTQAHAAGTDIVARNGLISSIPQLGLNVYQSNNAPVTAGREGIVAGVPGALAFATQLRELEAFRDPDRFGDIIRGLQVFGAKVVNPKGLVYVETDVAQGALGSAAPADAA from the coding sequence ATGTCTGTCGCATCCTTTATCCCTAAGCTCTGGGCACCGGAACTCATCGTTCCGTTCCAGAAGTCCAGCATCTACACCCAGCCGGGCATCGCTGACACCAAGTACCAGCCAATGCTCCAGAACAGTGGCGACACCGTGGAGATTAACTCCATCGGCAACGCCACCATCAAGAACCACGACCGTACCAAGGACCTTGAGTACGACGACCTGACCACGACCTCTGTGAAGCTGGTCATGGACCAGGAGAAGTACTACGGTTTCCGCGTCTCCGACGTTGACCGTGTGCAGGCGGCCGGTGACTTCGCCTCCGCCGCTACCAACCAGCACGGCTCCGAAATGGCCGACGAGATTGATAAGGCTGTCGCAAAGGCATTGAAGGAGGGTGCTAGCAACAAGCTGCCGAACCAGACGGTGTTTGACGGCTCCGACTTCTACCGCCCCGGAAAGGGCCAGATCACCGCGTGGGACGTTGTTCGCAAGCTCGCCACCGAGCTGAACAAGGTGTCCGCACCCACCGCCCAGCGCTGGATCGTGGTCGGTCCTAACTTCGGCTCCGCCCTTCTTGCGGACCGTCGCGTCACCCAGGCGCATGCAGCGGGTACTGACATTGTGGCCCGTAATGGCCTCATCTCGTCTATCCCGCAGCTTGGTCTGAACGTGTACCAGTCCAACAACGCCCCGGTCACCGCAGGCCGCGAGGGCATTGTGGCGGGTGTTCCTGGTGCCCTGGCGTTCGCTACCCAGCTCCGTGAGCTGGAGGCGTTCCGTGACCCGGATCGCTTCGGCGATATTATCCGTGGCCTTCAGGTCTTCGGCGCGAAGGTAGTCAACCCGAAGGGTCTGGTCTACGTCGAGACCGACGTGGCTCAGGGCGCCCTCGGCTCCGCTGCACCCGCCGACGCGGCCTAG
- a CDS encoding phage minor capsid protein, with protein sequence MADDCLLPVPDTKIVKETGEVRFVWPDMGRGEAVGHSGLHSLLHGVATPVGGALPQGDAFLLEASPNGGAANPKLGANLLAAEAGFVQVDNFGDVDVAPGLDGRETGSLEALSYRRPGDSEHPSDVCAAVPGVVESDEVVSVEKFIFRGHAYDFQTELGFYALNGIVVHNCRHRDTAYTPGDPTPQVPMDSPAENKRKYKATQQQRYMERQLRRWKRREAVALSPLDRDTARAKTKGWNRRIREHVNNHEHLTRWSHRERPRS encoded by the coding sequence ATGGCCGATGACTGTTTGCTGCCTGTACCCGACACCAAGATCGTTAAGGAAACCGGCGAAGTGCGTTTCGTTTGGCCCGATATGGGTAGGGGCGAAGCAGTTGGTCATAGCGGTCTTCATTCGCTGCTCCATGGAGTTGCTACTCCGGTAGGAGGGGCCTTGCCTCAAGGTGATGCCTTCCTTCTTGAGGCGTCGCCTAATGGTGGTGCCGCTAACCCCAAGCTGGGAGCCAATCTGCTCGCAGCTGAGGCCGGTTTCGTACAGGTCGATAACTTCGGGGATGTTGATGTTGCGCCGGGCCTTGATGGGCGGGAGACCGGCAGCCTTGAGGCGCTTTCCTACCGTCGACCTGGAGACTCCGAACATCCGTCCGATGTCTGTGCAGCTGTGCCCGGCGTTGTGGAGTCGGACGAGGTGGTTAGTGTCGAGAAATTCATATTTAGGGGCCATGCGTACGACTTCCAAACCGAACTAGGTTTCTATGCTTTGAATGGAATTGTAGTACACAACTGTCGGCACCGCGATACCGCCTACACCCCGGGCGACCCAACACCACAGGTCCCGATGGATAGCCCCGCTGAGAACAAACGTAAGTACAAGGCGACACAACAGCAGCGGTACATGGAGCGGCAACTCCGCCGCTGGAAACGCCGCGAGGCCGTAGCTCTCTCCCCACTTGACCGGGACACTGCCCGCGCCAAAACGAAAGGGTGGAACCGGCGCATCCGGGAGCACGTCAATAACCACGAGCACCTCACCCGATGGTCGCACCGCGAACGACCGAGAAGCTGA
- a CDS encoding DUF559 domain-containing protein — MTNCFAPTHIGPNETHFAGFLNDLGVGYRQQTVIGHYNVDFTLEKLPVVIEVVSGGSSASARAIAFERSKFILNSGWHLFELRLTSDNGYRPVTLDGVEKMIAYADALGSTPPSAGKYRVFRGDGRLVSLRGANRERWAEVGAL; from the coding sequence ATGACCAACTGCTTCGCCCCTACCCATATCGGGCCAAACGAAACGCACTTCGCCGGTTTCCTTAACGATCTTGGTGTCGGGTACAGGCAGCAAACAGTCATCGGCCATTACAACGTCGACTTCACCCTTGAGAAACTGCCTGTCGTCATTGAAGTGGTATCCGGAGGTAGTAGCGCTAGTGCTCGTGCCATAGCGTTTGAGCGAAGCAAATTCATCCTCAACAGTGGCTGGCATCTCTTCGAGCTTCGGCTCACCTCCGATAACGGGTACCGTCCGGTCACTCTCGACGGTGTTGAAAAGATGATCGCCTACGCGGATGCTCTCGGCAGTACGCCACCCTCTGCTGGTAAGTATCGGGTGTTCAGGGGAGACGGTCGCCTTGTGTCCCTTCGCGGTGCGAATCGTGAACGCTGGGCCGAAGTAGGTGCCCTTTGA